From Fulvivirga lutea:
ACTTACTAGAATCTGGGGAGTCATTCACCACGGGTCCAATAACTTCTCCCACAAAATTCTATGCCATTAACAAAGACAATGCATTTGATAGCGATGTGTACACTGTTATCGCAAAGCCTAAATTGGTAGAAGCTGATTTTAGTGCCAACCCATCGCCTCTTTTGCTGGATGAAACAGGCAACTCAATAGTAAGATTTACAGATTTGAGTGTTGATGGCGCAAGCTGGCACTGGCAGTTTGATAATGGCTTTACTTCCAATGTAAAAAACCCACAGATGAATTTCACTTCCACAGGCATGTACAACATCAGCCTGAATGTAACTAATGATATTGGCTGCTCGGAAACAGTGATAAAAAGTATCGAAGTAGCTAACCGAAGCAACTTGCCAAATATAGCTGATGTGAGTATTTGTAAGAATGAAGAAGTCACTTTCACCGCCACGAATGCTACTGATCTTGAGTTTTACTCTGATGAACAGCTAAGTAACCTGATATCCTCAGGAACTTCATTTACTAATCAGTATGAAAAAGACACTTCACTCTATGTAATAAGCACCGACTCAGTTTATCAAAGTAACCCCAAGCACGTTCGTATTCATATCGATGATGTAACAGCTGATTTTACTTTCCATCCTGACACATTAGATATTTCAAGCACCAACCTACTATCATTAAAATCAACCTCCATTGATCAGGTACTGGACATTTGGTATATCAATAACGAACTGCTTTCAACCCAAGCTGAACTGACCTACCCTTATGAATCTACTATACCGTTTGAGTTAATGTTGGTAGCAGAAAGTGCAACTTCGTGCACCGATACGCTGCGCGTTACCATTACTCCTGAGGTAAGTAGTATTCCTGTTTTCAAGAACATCGACATTTGCGCAGATTCATCGGCCATTATAAATCCGGAAGGGCATTTTTTACATTTTTATTCTGATGAAGCACTTACTCAATTGCAACATAAAGGGTCTGAAATTCTATTAGCCACTATTGAAAAAGATACCATCATATACATCACCAATAATGCCTCTCTTATTGAAAGTGCACCGCTAGCAGTCGCCATTAATGTCAGCGACATTGAAGCTCGTTTTACTACCAACCCTGAGGCACTAAATTTAGCTGAAGCTTCAGAGGTCAATTTTACCGATCAATCAATTGATGCGATTGAATGGGTTTGGATTTTGGAATCAGACACCATCAGTACCGATCCTAACTTCAGTTTTAATTTTTCTGATATAGGCCAATATACGGTTGAGCTATGGGTGCGCGATGAATTAGGGTGTATAAATAATACATCTATTTTATATCAGGTAGAAAGCATTACTTCTTTAGCTAATGAAGCCGAAGAGTTTAACATTTATCCCAATCCTACATCAGATTTTCTCAGTATTCAGGGAGAAGGAATTAGTAGTATCCGACTATTTAATTCGGAGGGTCGTCAAGTTACTGACACTATTCAATCGACCAATACCATTAATTTGAAGCATTTAAAACCCGGTATTTATCTATTGGTGATCGAAACACATTCAAAAATCTATCATCGTAAGATTATTAAAAATTAGGGGTAAGAATAACTTTTTAATGGTCATTCGTTGTTAATAAACATGTGCATATTTGGCACTTCGTTACAACTACTTAATTATTAAGCTCATATGGCAAACGCTAAAGCTGAACTACTCACTATAGGAGATGAAATTCTCTACGGACAAATAAATGATACCAACTCACAATGGATGAGTCAGGAATTGGATAAGGTTGGTATTCGTGTAATCAGAAAAACCACGGTGGGAGATAATAGATCAGACATGCTTCAGGCATTTGAAGAAGCAGAGAATCGTGCAGATATTATTTTAATAACTGGTGGCCTTGGCCCAACGAACGATGATTTAACCAAACCCTTACTGGCAGAACATTTTGACTGTGGCCTTAAAATGAATTTGGAAGCCCTTGAAGAGGTTCGTGAGTTTTTTAGAAGTAAGGGTAAAGAAATTACGCCCATCAATGAAAAACAGGCCGAATTGCCTATTTGTGCAGAGAAAGTGAGCAACACCTTAGGTACAGCACCGGGCATGTGGTTGGAGCGTAACGGAAAAGTATTCGTTTCCATGCCGGGAGTACCGCACGAAATGAAGAAAATGATGTTGGACACAGTAATTCCCAAACTCCAGAAATTCTATAAAACGGATATGATTTTCCATAAGGTGATCAAGACCATTGGAATTGGTGAATCTTGGTTGGCTGATGAGATACGCGAATGGGAAAAGGCACTTCCGGAGCATATTAAACTGGCCTACTTACCTAGCCTGGGACAAGTAAAACTGCGCTTAACCGCTATTGGCGGAGATATGAATCAGCTTAAAGCTGATGTGGAAGAACAAATTGAAATACTGCATAATTATGCTGGTAAATACATCTATGGGTATGATAAAGATGAAATTCAGTCCGTAGTTGGTCAAATGTTAAAAGAACACAACCTGAAAGTGGCTTTCGCTGAAAGCTGCACTGGTGGGTATGTCTCGCATTTAATTACATCTATACCAGGCAGTTCATCTTACTATCAGGGCACTATCATTCCATATCACAATGAATTAAAAGCCAATGTTTTGGGCGTGAAAGAAGAAACATTGAAGGCTCATGGCGCTGTAAGTGAAGAAACCGTCATTGAAATGTCTAACAATGTGCGTAAACTTTTTAATGCAGATATCGGTATCGCGATAAGCGGAATAGCCGGCCCTGATGGTGGCACACCTGAAAAACCCGTAGGCACCGTGTGGATTGCCTATGCAGATGGTGAACAGACTAAAGCACGTATGCTGCAACTGTGGAAAGACCGCGAAGTGAATATAAAAGCCACTGCAATCGCAGTAATGAACCTTATCAGGATAACTTTATCGAAATCGATTGAGATAAAAAACTAAAATGCTAAATTTGCGGTCAAATTCAGAATCAAAGAGATTTTATAATACATGGCACTAGTAGAACTATTAATGCCCAAAATGGGCGAAAGTATAATGGAAGCCACCGTGCTTACCTGGTTAAAAAGTGAAGGCGATACGATCGAGCAAGATGAATCTGTATTAGAAGTAGCTACTGATAAAGTAGACACGGAAGTACCATCTACGCATGCCGGTGTATTAAAAGAAATTTTGGCGAAAGATGGCGAAGTGGTTGAAGTGGGCAAGCCTATAGCGATAATCGCTACGGATGGTGACGAAGGTGGTGCACCAGCGGCTCCAAAAGAAGAGCCGAAAGCAGCTCCTGCAAAAGAGACAAAAGCTGAACCTGTTGCCGCTTCTAGCTCAAACGGCTCCAATGGCTCTGTTTCTTATCAGAATTCAGACCGTTTTTACTCACCATTGGTTAAAAACATAGCTAAAAAAGAAGGTATTGCTCTAGCTGAGCTTGAAACCGTTCCGGGTTCAGGAAAAGAAGGCAGAGTAACAAAACACGATATTTTAAATTACTTAGAAACAAGAGGTTCTCAGCCTGCTGCCGCTCCTGCTCAAACGAGTAGTCCGGCACCAGCATCGCAGCCAGCTGCTGCACCTAAGTCTGCTCCATTAGTTCCTGCTTCTATCAGCGCAGGTGACGAAATCATTGAAATGGACAGAATGCGCAAGATGATTGCCGAGCGTATGGTAGATTCTAAGCGTATTTCTCCGCACGTTACGTCATTCGTTGAGGCAGATGTAACCAACATTGTATTCTGGAGAAACAGAAATAAAAATGAATTCAAAAAGCGTGAAGGCGGCAATTTAACCTTCACTCCTATCTTCATTGAGGCGGTTGTTAAGGCCATTAAGGACTATCCAATGATCAACATTCAGGTGGATGGCGATAAAATTATTAAGAAGAAGGACATAAATATTGGAATGGCCGTGGCGCTACCTTCTGGTAACTTAATTGTGCCTGTTATCAAAAATGCCGATCAGTACAACTTAACAGGTTTAGCCAACAAAGTAAACGATCTGGCTGTAAGAGCGAGGGATAATAAATTAAGCCCTGATGAGCTTTCTGGTGGAACATTCACTATTTCTAACGTAGGTTCATTTGGCAACGTAATGGGTACGCCTATTATCATGCAGCCTCAAGTAGGTATTTTGGCGCTTGGCGCGATTGTAAAAAAGCCAGCGGTTATTGAAACACCTGCCGGTGATGCCATTGCGATTAGACACAAAATGTTCTTATCACACAGCTACGACCACAGAGTGGTAGATGGCTCTCTAGGTGGTATGGTTGTTCGCAGAGTAGCTGATTACTTAGAGAAATTCGAACTGAACAGGGATTTGTAATATTATTATCGTCATTACAAGCGAGTTTACGAGCAAAGTAATCTCTTCTTTAGAACGTCATTGCGGGCTCGCTATTAATTTTAAAAGTGTCATTGCGGTCATGCTCTTTATTTTTAGCATGTCATTGCGGGCTCGACCCGCAATCCCGAATTAGACAGAAAGACAAAGATTCCGGCTCCAGGCCGGAATGACAATACAAAAAGAGTGAATGCCAGACATTCACTCTTTTCTTTTATCCGGATCCTGCTTTATCACTATTCCAATAATTTTATTACTTAAGTGACTAGGATGTTGTATTTTTAATAAAGCTTCAATTATAAGTAGTTGTGTATAGCATTTTATATCATATGAGAAAATTTATAATTCTACTTGCGCTTTACTTTAGTATCAATATTTCAAGTGCACAACCAGTTTCATTTGAATTAAACAATTCAGATGCACTTTTATTAGATTCTGTCAAGCTTAGTAAGCTAACCACTACATTGTGGAAGGTTAAGAAAATTGAATTTGTGAATAGAGAAATGATTGATAGTTATGAGCCCTTTGGTATATTACAATATGAAAATAATGGTAATCTTCAGTACAACTATGGATATGGAAGCTGGGAATTAATTGAAAAAAAATATTTAAAACATCAACTTGATGACAAGAATGTAGAGTCTAGATTAAATTTTGGTGGGATATATGCTGTAATTGAAATAATCGATTCCACACTAACGCTATCAAAAGTACTTACCAGTACAAGTGATATGAAAAGAACAATTAGTTTAACAAAATATAGTGCCAATCGAAAATTTGGTAGTCAGAATCGTCCTTACTTAGGTAGAATTGAAAATAAAACAATGGACTCAATACGTTCATTAAGTAAAGAGGAATTGTTCATCTCTGGATTCAGGGTGAATAAAGATTTTATTATTGTCGAAACTCCCGATTCAGTTTATTGGATTAATAGAAAAAGCAACTAATGACTTGATAAATGAAACTAATAGTACCTATACTCTTATTATTTATAGCTTTTAGTTGCTCTGAAGAAAATCCTGTTCAACAAACAATTGTTGTTGAAAGCCGATGGATAGAAATTATCAATGAATCAGATACTATTAGTTTTGAATCTTTAGATGGATTAAAAGTAATCAGTCTCAAACGAGGGACTGAAATACAAAATGGACAATCCATACCAAAACCTGGCGCTGGTTTGTATGACTTTAAAATAACCAACGACAAAATATCCCTTCGTTGGTATCTATCAAGTAACTCTGCATTCAATGATTATTATTTCAACAAGTCTGATGACGAGCTGCAAATAGAAAATTTCTATGATGAAGGTGCTTCGGGTATTATTAATACATTTAGAAGAACAGAATAAAATCTTTTTGAATCATCATTGCTAACTGACAATTAGATTAAAAATTAATAAAACCGTTTATATAATGAAAAAGCTCTTAGTAATGGCATTGATCCTAATGCCTTCTGTAATGATTGCCAAGAAACAAACTGATTTATATGATAAGATTAAAGGTATAATGCTGACAGAATTAGATTACGTATACGACTCAACTAGTAACAAGCCTAAATCCTACATCAATGGGCCAACAGAAAAAGAAAGCGGATTACC
This genomic window contains:
- a CDS encoding competence/damage-inducible protein A, with the translated sequence MANAKAELLTIGDEILYGQINDTNSQWMSQELDKVGIRVIRKTTVGDNRSDMLQAFEEAENRADIILITGGLGPTNDDLTKPLLAEHFDCGLKMNLEALEEVREFFRSKGKEITPINEKQAELPICAEKVSNTLGTAPGMWLERNGKVFVSMPGVPHEMKKMMLDTVIPKLQKFYKTDMIFHKVIKTIGIGESWLADEIREWEKALPEHIKLAYLPSLGQVKLRLTAIGGDMNQLKADVEEQIEILHNYAGKYIYGYDKDEIQSVVGQMLKEHNLKVAFAESCTGGYVSHLITSIPGSSSYYQGTIIPYHNELKANVLGVKEETLKAHGAVSEETVIEMSNNVRKLFNADIGIAISGIAGPDGGTPEKPVGTVWIAYADGEQTKARMLQLWKDREVNIKATAIAVMNLIRITLSKSIEIKN
- a CDS encoding dihydrolipoamide acetyltransferase family protein, which encodes MALVELLMPKMGESIMEATVLTWLKSEGDTIEQDESVLEVATDKVDTEVPSTHAGVLKEILAKDGEVVEVGKPIAIIATDGDEGGAPAAPKEEPKAAPAKETKAEPVAASSSNGSNGSVSYQNSDRFYSPLVKNIAKKEGIALAELETVPGSGKEGRVTKHDILNYLETRGSQPAAAPAQTSSPAPASQPAAAPKSAPLVPASISAGDEIIEMDRMRKMIAERMVDSKRISPHVTSFVEADVTNIVFWRNRNKNEFKKREGGNLTFTPIFIEAVVKAIKDYPMINIQVDGDKIIKKKDINIGMAVALPSGNLIVPVIKNADQYNLTGLANKVNDLAVRARDNKLSPDELSGGTFTISNVGSFGNVMGTPIIMQPQVGILALGAIVKKPAVIETPAGDAIAIRHKMFLSHSYDHRVVDGSLGGMVVRRVADYLEKFELNRDL